The genomic segment TTGCCAATGCCAGTGTAGAAAAGATGCTTCAATTGTGTCTGAAGCATAAACCTCGTGTCGCGCATATGGTGGATTCAACTGCGGCGCAAGCGCTTAAAGAAGCGTTACCAGCGAACCTCAATATTGATGTCACCACAGGCGCCGATGAACTTGAAAGTCTTGTTACAGCCACTCAAGTAGATACCGTGATGGCAGCAATTGTTGGCGCAGCGGGGTTAATGTCAACTTACGCTGCGGTTAAAGCGGGCAAAAGGGTGCTATTAGCTAATAAAGAGTCACTGGTGATGTCTGGTGAACTTTTTATGAAGGCTGCGCGTGAAAATAATGCGACGCTACTGCCAGTCGATAGTGAGCATAACGCAATTTTTCAATGTCTCCCTGCCAATATTCAAGCAAATCTCGGAACCTGTGATTTAACGGCATCTGGAATTTCCCATATCTTATTAACGGGTTCTGGTGGACCATTTCTGACTTCAGATATTGCCGCTTTAAGTGCAATGACACCAACACAAGCATGTAATCATCCTAATTGGTCTATGGGACCTAAGATTTCTGTTGATTCAGCCACCATGATGAATAAAGGGCTTGAATTTATTGAAGCGCGCTGGCTTTTTAATACCAATAAAGAGCAATTGAAAGTGGTGATTCACCCTCAAAGCGTGATTCACTCCATGGTGCAATACAAAGATGGTTCAGTGATTGCACAAATGGGTAACCCTGATATGCGCACACCTATTGCGCATTGTATGTCTTTTCCAGAAAGAATTTACGCTGGAGTTGAACCTTTGGATTTTTTCAAAGTCCGAGAATTAAGCTTTTGTGAACCTGACTACCAACGTTTCCCTTGTTTAGCTCTTGCGATGAAAGCATGTGAACAAGGTCAAGAGGCTACAACTGTACTCAATGCAGCAAACGAAATTGCTGTTGATGCTTTTTTAAATGAAAAGATAAAGTTTACTGATATCGCTCGTGTTAATGAGTCATGTTTAGAACGGGTATCCCATTCAGCATTAGGTACGATTGAAGATATTATGGCGTTAGACGGACAAGCTCGTATAATCGCAAACGAAGCAATCAAATTGATTAACTAGTTCGTAGGAGAACAATGTTAGATTTTTTATGGAACCTGGGGTCATTTATTGTCGTACTGGGTATTTTGATTACTGCACATGAATACGGACATTTTTGGGTTGCACGTCGTTGTGGCATCAAAGTAGAACGTTTTTCTATTGGTTTTGGTAAAGCCATTTGGCGTAAAGTGGGTCAAGATGGCACTGAGTATGTCGTTGCCATGATCCCTTTGGGTGGTTACGTCAAAATGCTCGATGAGCGAGTTGAGGATGTGCCTGAAGAGTTAAAAGATCAGGCATTTAACCGTAAAACCGTTTGGCAACGGATCGCGGTTGTGTCCGCAGGACCGATTGCAAACTTTTTATTTGCTATTGTGGCACTTTATTTAATGTATCTTATTGGGGTCCCTTCACTAAAACCTGTTATTGATACAACAAGAGCAAATACTCCAGCCGCTCAAATTGAGTTAAAAGAACCGATGCAAATTGTGGCAGTTTCTGGCCAGAAAGTTAGAAACTGGGAAGAAGTTAACCTTGCTTTAGTTGGCCATATTGGCGGTAAAGAACTGGACATTAGCTTAGTTCCTTTGTCTTCGACAACAGCATCAGAAAAAACTTACACACTAGATATCCGTGATTGGCAATTTGATCCAGACAAAGAGTCGCCTATTGGGGCTATGGGTCTAGGAATATATCGCCCAGGAATTAAGCCAGTGATTGCGCTTGTAACCAACGGTAGTGCGGCCGAAATCGCTGGTTTGCAGTTGGGTGACGAAATACTCAAGGTAAATGGCCAACCTTATCAAGATTGGAATGATTTTGTTGATGTGATACAAACGTCTGCAAACAAAGACGTTAACCTGACCATCGCACGTAACAATGAGCAATTAACTATCATTGTCACCCCGCAAGCACAAACAAATGCAAACGGAGAAACCATTGGCATTGTTGGTGTAAGCCCAACTCAAATTGATTGGCCTGAAAGTATGCGCTTCCAGCTTGAGTATGGCATAGTAGATTCCTTTGCTGCAGCTGCAGATAAAACCTGGCAACTGGTTGTTGTCAGCTTTAAGATGATTGGAAAATTATTTACCGGCGATGTGTCGGTGAAAAACCTGAGTGGACCTATATCAATAGCTCAAGGTGCTGGCACCAGCGCAGACTATGGATTAGTGTATTTTCTTGGGTTTATCGCACTCATCAGTGTGAACTTAGGGATTATTAATTTAATGCCTTTGCCAGTACTCGATGGGGGACACTTGCTGTATTACTTTATCGAAGTGATTACGGGTAAGCCTGTACCAGAAAAGGTTCAGGACATAGGATTCAGGTTTGGTGCAGTTATGCTGCTGTTGTTGATGAGCATTGCCATCTTCAATGATTTTTCCAGACTCTGAGCAGGGAACACAAATAATTAGAAGTGCTCTATGAGATTTAATAAACTTTTTGCCTCGATGATTTTAGTCGGTGCGTCATTTTCAGGCAATGGTGTGGCTGATACTTTCCAACCATTTGAAGTGACCGACATCCAGATTGATGGTTTACAGCGAGTTGCACTTGGTGCCGCCTTGCTTAGTCTCCCCGTTAAAGTGGGCGATACTGTAGATCAAATTAAATTACAGCAAGCGATTAAAAGCTTGTACGCCTCAACTAACTTTGAAACGATTAACGTTGCTCATGAAGATGGGGTGTTAATCGTTACAGTCAAAGAGCGTGCGACAATTAGTGCCGTGACCTTTGAAGGTAACAAAGACATTAAAGATGAGCAGCTTCAAGAAAGTTTAGATGGCTCAGGTATTAAAATAGGTGAGTCTCTCGATAGAACCATGTTATCGGGGATTGAAAAAGGCTTACAAGACTTCTACTACGGTGTCGGTAAATATGGCGCAAAAGTAGAAGCTGAAGTCATTAACTTACCGCGTAACCGTGTTGAGCTGAAGTTTAACTTCACCGAAGGTCTTGCGGCTGAAATTCGCCAAATCAACGTGGTTGGGAACAGCGTGTTCTCAGATGCAGAGTTGATCGGTTTATTAGAGCTTAAAGACTATGTTGCTTGGTGGGATTTATTCGGCGAACGTCGATACCAAAAGCAAAAACTACAAGCAGATTTAGAAACGGTAAAAACCTATTATCATAACCAAGGTTACATTCGTTTTGAGGTGACTTCGACACAAGTGGCGATGACACCTGACAGAAAAGGATTGTATATCACCATCAATGTTGATGAAGGTGAGAAGTATCAGGTTTCTGAAGTTAACTTAACCGGTGAGCTAATGGGCCGTGAAAAGTTAATGAAAGCGATTTTGCCGATTAAAGAAGGTGATACATACAACGGTGGCGATGTTACGTTCACCGAAGAAATGTACAGCAAATACCTTGGCCGATTTGGTTATGCTTATCCAGAAGTGAAAACCTACCCTGAAATTGATGACGAATCTAAAGAAGTTGCGCTAAACATCAATGTTAACCCTGGTAAACGTGTCTACGTTCGCTCGGTTAATTTCACTGGTAATACAGTGACAAAAGATGAAGTAATGCGTCGTGAATTACGTCAAATGGAAGGTGCATGGTTAAACTCTGCACAAGTCGAACAATCAAAAGCACGTCTTAACCGTCTAGGTTACTTTGAGACCGTTGATACAGAGACTGTTCAGGTACCTGGAAGTGATGATCTTGTCGATGTCGCATTTAACGTTAAAGAGCAACCATCGGGTTCATTTAACGCAGGTGTTGGTTACGGTACTGAATCTGGTCTGAGCCTTCAGTTTGGTGTTCAGCAAAGTAACTTCTTAGGTACAGGTAACCAAGCTGGCGTCAGCTTAAACACCAACAAATACTCTAAGAATGTAAACTTCTCGTACACTGACCCATACTTTACTAAAGATGGTGTGAGTTTAGGTGGTAGCATTTATTGGAATGAGTTTGATGCGAACGAGGCTAACCTTGAGCGCTATAAAAACAAATCTTATGGTATTGCATTAAATTCAGGTTTCCCGATTAACGAATACAACCGTTTGAACGGTGGTATTGGTTACCGTCATAACCAAATTTCTGAAATTTCTGCTTATGAACAAGCATTACGTTTCTATAATGTTTATCGTGAGTCAGATGATCCTAATGCTGATTTAAGTTTTGATAACTTTGAGCTTAATGGTGGTTGGAGCCGCAGTACATTAAACCGTGGTACTTTCCCAACCGATGGTTCATCACAGCGCTTTAGCGCTAAAGCGACCATTCCAGGTTCTGATTTACAGTACTTTAAGACAGATTTAGATACCAACTTCTATTTCCCATTAACTCGTAATCATAGCTTTGTATTATTGACCCGTGCACGTTTGGGTTATGCTAATGGTTATGGCCAGTTTAATGATAATGACCAAATTCTTCCTTTCTGGGAAAACTACTATTCAGGTGGTAGCAGCTCATTACGTGGCTTCCAGTCAAACTCTGTTGGTCCACGTTCATTCTATTTATACCGTGGTAGCGAACCATGTTCTCCAGATCCTTCTGGTGACAGCTGTTCATTACCGGGTGAGCCAAATAGAGTACAAGTGAGCTCAGGAAGATCGATTGGTGGTAACGCAATTGCGACTGCCAGTATGGAAATGATTGTGCCGACTCCATTCTTGGATGAAGCTTATTCAAATTCAGTACGTACCAGCTTCTTCGTTGATGCAGGTAACGTATGGGATACCGAGTTCGATTATGACTCGTATAGATATCTTCCAGCCGATGAGTTTGATAAATTGGAAGATTATAGTGACCCAAGCAGAATACGTGCCTCATGGGGTATGAGTGTTCAGTGGCTATCGCCG from the Shewanella japonica genome contains:
- the ispC gene encoding 1-deoxy-D-xylulose-5-phosphate reductoisomerase, which translates into the protein MQNMVILGATGSIGSSTLSVIEHNPEQYCVYGLVANASVEKMLQLCLKHKPRVAHMVDSTAAQALKEALPANLNIDVTTGADELESLVTATQVDTVMAAIVGAAGLMSTYAAVKAGKRVLLANKESLVMSGELFMKAARENNATLLPVDSEHNAIFQCLPANIQANLGTCDLTASGISHILLTGSGGPFLTSDIAALSAMTPTQACNHPNWSMGPKISVDSATMMNKGLEFIEARWLFNTNKEQLKVVIHPQSVIHSMVQYKDGSVIAQMGNPDMRTPIAHCMSFPERIYAGVEPLDFFKVRELSFCEPDYQRFPCLALAMKACEQGQEATTVLNAANEIAVDAFLNEKIKFTDIARVNESCLERVSHSALGTIEDIMALDGQARIIANEAIKLIN
- the rseP gene encoding sigma E protease regulator RseP gives rise to the protein MLDFLWNLGSFIVVLGILITAHEYGHFWVARRCGIKVERFSIGFGKAIWRKVGQDGTEYVVAMIPLGGYVKMLDERVEDVPEELKDQAFNRKTVWQRIAVVSAGPIANFLFAIVALYLMYLIGVPSLKPVIDTTRANTPAAQIELKEPMQIVAVSGQKVRNWEEVNLALVGHIGGKELDISLVPLSSTTASEKTYTLDIRDWQFDPDKESPIGAMGLGIYRPGIKPVIALVTNGSAAEIAGLQLGDEILKVNGQPYQDWNDFVDVIQTSANKDVNLTIARNNEQLTIIVTPQAQTNANGETIGIVGVSPTQIDWPESMRFQLEYGIVDSFAAAADKTWQLVVVSFKMIGKLFTGDVSVKNLSGPISIAQGAGTSADYGLVYFLGFIALISVNLGIINLMPLPVLDGGHLLYYFIEVITGKPVPEKVQDIGFRFGAVMLLLLMSIAIFNDFSRL
- the bamA gene encoding outer membrane protein assembly factor BamA, translating into MRFNKLFASMILVGASFSGNGVADTFQPFEVTDIQIDGLQRVALGAALLSLPVKVGDTVDQIKLQQAIKSLYASTNFETINVAHEDGVLIVTVKERATISAVTFEGNKDIKDEQLQESLDGSGIKIGESLDRTMLSGIEKGLQDFYYGVGKYGAKVEAEVINLPRNRVELKFNFTEGLAAEIRQINVVGNSVFSDAELIGLLELKDYVAWWDLFGERRYQKQKLQADLETVKTYYHNQGYIRFEVTSTQVAMTPDRKGLYITINVDEGEKYQVSEVNLTGELMGREKLMKAILPIKEGDTYNGGDVTFTEEMYSKYLGRFGYAYPEVKTYPEIDDESKEVALNINVNPGKRVYVRSVNFTGNTVTKDEVMRRELRQMEGAWLNSAQVEQSKARLNRLGYFETVDTETVQVPGSDDLVDVAFNVKEQPSGSFNAGVGYGTESGLSLQFGVQQSNFLGTGNQAGVSLNTNKYSKNVNFSYTDPYFTKDGVSLGGSIYWNEFDANEANLERYKNKSYGIALNSGFPINEYNRLNGGIGYRHNQISEISAYEQALRFYNVYRESDDPNADLSFDNFELNGGWSRSTLNRGTFPTDGSSQRFSAKATIPGSDLQYFKTDLDTNFYFPLTRNHSFVLLTRARLGYANGYGQFNDNDQILPFWENYYSGGSSSLRGFQSNSVGPRSFYLYRGSEPCSPDPSGDSCSLPGEPNRVQVSSGRSIGGNAIATASMEMIVPTPFLDEAYSNSVRTSFFVDAGNVWDTEFDYDSYRYLPADEFDKLEDYSDPSRIRASWGMSVQWLSPMGPMVFSLAWPIKEYEDDETEIFSFNIGKTF